The window CGCAGGGGCAGGGCGCGTTGCGGCTGATCCCCTGGCGGCGCCGGGGCACCAGCGAGAGCAGCGCGCCGGCATCCTGGTGAAAGAGGTCCCGCAGCAGCGCGTACAAGGCGGGATCGCGGCGCTGCAGCCGCTCGGGCGACGTGAAGAAATATTCCGCCAGCACCGCGAAGAATTCGTGCTCGTTCGTATAGGCGTAGGGGTTGATGTGGGCGCCATGCTTGGAGGGCCGCGCCAGCTCACGCCCCACGTACCGCACCCATTGGCGGACCGCCATCCAGGGCACTTCGGGAGGCAGCCCGTACTCGCCGGCTTCTATTTCGACCAGGTGCGCAAATTCATGCACCCCGACATTGTGGGTCCCAGGATCAGGGGCAAAACCTGCGAGCAGCGCGGGTTTCGAAAGAATCATCACTCCGCTCAAATGGTGGAGACCTGCCATCCCCACGATCGACGCCTCGCTTGTGTGCTGATAGGCATCGTCGAAGGTGTCCGGGTAGATCAGCACCTCCCGCAACTGATGATATTCCCAGTCGTGGAAGCCAAAGATCGGGATCACCGCGCTTGCCGCCACCAGTACCCGAATCGTCTCATCCACCTCCGTGCGAATGCCCGTGATCCGCACCTCGTCGAGAAAAATCTGCACCAGCTGCCGGAAGCGTGATTGTCCCGCCTTATCGAGTGCGGTGAAGAACGCCACCCGTTCGCGAAGAATCCGCTCCCATTCCTCGGGAAACGGCTGCCGCATTACCGCCGCCCGCCGGAGCGCCCGCCGCCGCACCCACCAATAGCTGAGGGGGCTGAGACTCAGCAGCAGCCAGAACGGAGGGGCGGCCCAGCCGAGCAAGATCGCGCCCCAGGCTACGAGCGCCGCCACCACGAATGCCTGCCGTCGGTTCCGACGATGACTGTCCGGCGTCACGAGCATCGAGTCGATCTCCAGGGAGGATATGGCCAATGCCACAATTCTACTCTGAACGCCCTGGCGGCTGTCTCTCTTGTGCCGGTGATATTTCTGGAGAGGGTGTGGCTGCCGTGCCTGCGCTGGCCGTGAGATTTGTACTATACTCCGGCTATGCCCATTCGCTC is drawn from Nitrospira sp. and contains these coding sequences:
- a CDS encoding zinc-dependent peptidase, which gives rise to MAISSLEIDSMLVTPDSHRRNRRQAFVVAALVAWGAILLGWAAPPFWLLLSLSPLSYWWVRRRALRRAAVMRQPFPEEWERILRERVAFFTALDKAGQSRFRQLVQIFLDEVRITGIRTEVDETIRVLVAASAVIPIFGFHDWEYHQLREVLIYPDTFDDAYQHTSEASIVGMAGLHHLSGVMILSKPALLAGFAPDPGTHNVGVHEFAHLVEIEAGEYGLPPEVPWMAVRQWVRYVGRELARPSKHGAHINPYAYTNEHEFFAVLAEYFFTSPERLQRRDPALYALLRDLFHQDAGALLSLVPRRRQGISRNAPCPCGSGKKYKHCCLKDHISNGVRKSDQ